CAGTTCCTGCCACCAGTTAAACCTGCTACATCGATTCAACCTACTTGACGAATAGATCTGCTACATTGAGGGAGAGATCTGCTACATACTTGCTTGTTTCAGATCTGCTACATACATATAGGGAGAGATCTGCTACATTGAGAGGAGGGATCTGCTACATCTGACGACTAGCAGGTCCAGGAAAATCACCTCCAGCCCATCCCCCTGCTACATCGTCTATCCCTCTGCAAAATCAGTTGACTGGAGGTACTATCTTGCCCAGATTCAGTTACATGCAACTTTGCCTTTGCTACATCTAGTGAAAAATCTGATTTGGATGTAAACCCCTGAAGGTACTAGAGTGTCAGTACTGCCCAGATTTAGTTACATGCACCTTTCCCTTTGCTACATCTAGTGAAAAATATGGCAGAATCAAGTCTTTAGACAGCTATGTTACATGCACTTAGTAGGTGACTTCTATACTGCCTTCAGACAGAAATAAATTACTGCTATGTTACATGTGGCCACTAATGTAACTATAGGACAAACAAAAAGTAACAAGTCTAAAAAAAGAGCATAGAACACAAAAATAGCACGTAGAACACAGGATATAACACAAAAAAAGATGGAACACAAAGGTAACTGGTAGAACACAAAGGTAGGGCAACCATGTTGAACACAAGAAAAAAGCATGTAACTGGGAGAACAACTAGGTAGAACAGAAAAGTTAGGGGCAAAGCTAGAAAGAACACTAGACTGCAGCTGGTATGTTACATGCTCATACTGGTTATCAGTTTCATACTGGTTTGCCATTAGTAAAAGTAGTACTGCATAAAATTTGCCCATACTGGTTGCCATGTCAGTCACATGATCTTTCCTGGTATTGCCTTGGTTTTCTGCGGAACACAAAGATATTTACAACTTGCACCTGTAAAACagggaaaaaataaaaaaaggagaATGTTATTTAACTGAAGATGGTAAAAAACAGATGTAAATTTACTTTAAAAAATGTTGTGCAACCAAAAAATCTTAATGATTCATGTCATTGATTCCATGCAGATATTTGTTTTTGAAGAAGAATGCCAAGGGCTCGCGGATTTGAATACTGGTTTGGTGGCATTGATCTCAATGCAACTCCTCAAGCTAGTACATCAACTGATCAACATGCTGGGCAGCCGCCAGAAGTCGGAGGCCATCGTGTCGATCCCCAAGGAGATGAAGCAGGTCCTTCAAACAATGATCAGCAAGCTGATTCGCGTGCACGGACTGGTGTTACACTTTCCAGTGAGGAAAGCGATGGTGAAGCTGAGGTTGAGTCAACGCCTGAAGGATATGTTCCAAAGGTTCCATTTGTTGGCATGATGTTTGACACACCTGAACTAGCTTTGCAGCACTACAACAGATATGCTCACCACATTGGTTTTTCAGTGAAGATAGAATCATCTAGGAGATGTGCTAAAGATGGTGAGCTAGATAAATTTGTTTATGTCTGCAACAAATCTGGGAAGCCTAGAGAAGAAGAAGCAGTCCAGTTAAAGCGAGAGGAATCGTAAGCTAAGCATGTCTTGACCAGCAAAGCAAAGCTTTGAGTAAAACGTGATGGTGCTAGATGGAAAGTTACTCAGTTTGTTGAGGTGCATACACATGAGGTGATTGACAAGTTTGCGCTTAAGAAGTACTTGAGATCACACAACAAGATCCCTGCAGAAGAGAAAACGTTCATTGACTTGTTGCATGAAGTCAACCTTACTTCAGGAAGAATCATGGAAATCATGGGGGAGCTATATGGGAGCAAGCGAGTAATGTCCCATACAACGGCAAACAGTTAATAACTACACTGCAAAACTAGGGAACTATGACAGGATTAAAGATATCCCAGAGCTGCTAGAGTACTTTGAAGAAATCAAGAAAGATGATCCCAGATTTTTCTACAGGTTCAAGCTAGATGCAGAAAATAAAGTGGAGAACCTGTTCTGGgtggatagaaaagcaagagatgtCTACCCCCTATACAATGATTGTATTTCTTTTGATACAACATTCATGACAAACCAGTACAGCATGCCATGTGCTCCTTTCATTGGAATAAATAGATATGGTCAATCCATCCAGCTTGGTTGTGGTTTTGTGAGGAATGAATCTTCTGTGAATTTTGTGTGGTTGTTTGAGCGGTTTTTAGAGGCAATGGATGGACTACATCCATTGAACATCATTACAGATCAAGATGCAGCTATCAGAACTGCTATCCTCATTGTGTTCATTGGCATCATACACAGGTTCTGCAGGTGGCATATAATGCAAAAAGTACAGGAAAAACTTGGTACTTTTGTTGCTCAGAGAGAAGACTTGCGTTTAGAGTTCAATGATGTGATTGACTACAGCATGACACCGGAAGAGTTTGAACAGCGGTGGGCAAATATGGTGGAAACGCATGGGGTTGCAGATAACACACATTTTCTTGACCTCTATGATTTGCGTGAGTATTTTGTGCCAGCATATTTCCGCCACCGGTTTTTCCCATTCCTTCAAACTACATCTAGAAGTGAAGGGTTTAATGCTGTTCTTAAGCAGTATGTTCATCCACATGATAGCCTTGTTCGTTTCTTCAAGCAGTACATGAAACTGCAGGAAAGAATTGATGTAACAGAAGATGCTCATGAGTTTGATGGTGATGAGAAGACAGTCAGGCTTTGGGGGGACTTTCCCATGGAGAAGCAGATCCTTCAGACATACACCATGCCCATCTACAACCGCTTTCAGCTTGAGCTTCGGAAAATTACATCCTACAATGTTCGTGACATTGGTGTTACTGAACAAGGGAGCATTCATGAGGTTTTCCCAATACAAGGATCCGTGCGCGGGTACGGTAGGAGGAGTTATCGTGTCGATGCTGATGTAGCTAATGGAATCTACAATTGTGAATGTTGCAAAATTAACAGGGATGGTATCCTGTGCTGCCATGCATTGAAAGTTATGACACATCTAGGGATGGTTACAAAATACCCAGAGCACTACATCCTACCCAGGTGGTGTCTACCCCCTCCCGACATAGTTGCACCGCGGGATGAGAGGCAAGAAAAGCCTGTTGGCCAGAAACTATCTAGAAAAGATATGAGATTGCTTAGATATGGTAACCTCTGCAGTGATTTTGCTAAGCTTGCTGTTGGTTTAGCGGCCTCAGAGAAAACTAATGAAATAGCTGAACGGCACATGAGAGCaatggagaaagagatggcagatTTGAAAAAGGCTAATGCTGATGCACTCAAAAAAAGGAAGAGCGCCAAGCATCCAGTAAACACCAACACTGCTAATGATTCACAAGAAAGTGTACCTATGGAAGAAGATGCTGCTACTGTGGAGAATCAGAAAGCTAGGAACCCACCAATGTCAGCGATAAAAGGGCGCCCAGGTTCAAAAAGAAAGAAAGGTGGTCTACAGTTACAGAAACCAAAACAAGGTCTTTGTGGTGTGTGCAAGCAACCAGGTCACGATGCTTGTACGTGCGAGGTGCGACTAGCAAACCCAGAGAAGTACAGTTTGTTGGGCCTTTTTCATTGATTTGAAAAAAAGAAGGAAAATATATAAGAAGTGAAGGACATTGTGTTTGATTTAAAAATTATGTGGCTCATGTTACCTTGTCGAACAAATTTGTACGAGACATTTTTGCGAATATTTAAATGATTTTTGAGACAGTATGTTTTCTGATGCGAAAAAATGTATCTTATGATTGTCAACTTATACTTTATTGCATTTGCTGAATTCTTTTCGATAGAGTAAGAATAAAGTAACTATGTAAAGTCAGTATTGATACATAGGTAacattaaaaaatgaaaaaaaagagcATGGTTAGAGATATGAATTACCACTTGACACATTTGCTAGACAAATAACTGCCAATTTGCTTTCTTCGTGAAATGTAACCATTTATCTGTGTACAACTTCCTTATGTTTGGAATGTCTTTCTGTGAGTACGTTGTTGGGGTCCTGCTTGGGCATGCTTCAAGATTCTTCAGTGTGAAAAAACCACAGTCATAACTGGGAGATGAAACACAGATAGTGTGTTCAGTCAGACTGTTAGAAACAGCAGAAATGAAAAACCTACAGTAAAATGAAGTTACATTGTtccaaaaaatataaaaaatgcgTTATACGTTTGAATTTAAAAGTATTATGAAGCTTACCCATTGTTTTGGCGCGGGCTATCAATTATCTCTATAGGCCAGTCCATGATCTTTATCTTTGAGTTGGAGTACTGTCTGGTCCAGTTAGTCTTTATGCCAGCAATTAGCAAGTGGCAAGCGTGCATGTTTACTGGCTCGGAATTGTTTCCTAGTGAATCATATATCTCGAACCTCTGAGCTTTGATGTTCAGGTTAACAAGCCAGTAATGGCCTGATGCATCCTTTGGTGTTCCAGGAAAAGCTTGAAGTGTAGGGAAACAAACCTGTAATGTAACAAAAATAGATGTGGAATTGTGATAAGGAATCAGAAAAGATAAAAAACATTCTAGTAATAAAAAGGTTTGATCAGGAAAATGATTAGTAATAAAAAAATCAGGTTAGTACTTACAATGTCTTTGTGATCCAATCTGTTTGATGGACTGTTTTCGAAACATCGGGTTACTTCCTTGAGATTATCACGTCCCTCAATTAGGTACGACTGTTTGAACAGATAAGAAGTAAAACCAATTACTATTGACAAAAAGAGAAAGAACAATTAGGTGCACATGTGTTCCACTAATTTCAAGTTCTATCTGATTATccaaaaaaagagaaagagaacaAATTGGACATAACTTACAGCTATACGCAGAGGCATAATGATCTTTTTGGGGTTTTGATTTTCCCTTTTGATGATGTTGATTCCAATTTCTGCAACAGTGTTGTACAACTTGTTCCTTGGCCTAACAGATTCAGCAAGGTCACCGAGACTAACATATATGTCATCCAGGTCTATAACTATTTCCTTGTTGAAAGGGTCCCTTGGTGCAAGTTTCCATCCATGCTGGCAGACCATGCTATACACCTCGTCAACAGACTTGTTGACATAAAATGTTCTACTAGCTTGTGAGTTGACAAAAGGCGATTTCGCATACTGTCCTGGCTTGGAAATCCTCTTTTCATACTCATGAGGCACTGGTGTAATGCTAGATGCTGGTTGTTTCGACTTTGGATTCATGCGATCTTGAGCTACATCTTCCTTCCTGGCTTCAGTTCCATCAAGATTGTTATGTTCGTTTTCAGTTCCTTCGCCTAGGTCATTGACATCTGGAGGAGTGTCGAGATCAAATAGTGGAGGATCTGCAGCCCGTCTGATTGCTTCTTCCCTTTTTTCGATTCAGAGCTTTCGAAGTCAAGCTTTCTATTCATAGGATCATGTGCAGCGGATTGGGGCACATCTGTCGTCAGTGTCCTTGGTACTGAATTTTCCTCCTCTGATTTGATAGCTGCAGCAACTTGTGACCTAGTCTGCCTGCGCGAATTGCTACTGCTTGGGCTGTCTCCCGATTCAGTTGCATTTTTCCTTGGTGTTGTGCCTATTCCATCCTTCATAGGactgttcttgagctcttgacGCACAGCAGACCTAGTTCGGTACCTGCCTGGTGATGTTACATTGGTTTCCTCAACTTTGGttctcttgtcttttttgtcaacaaACCTTACATCTTTCCTTTTCTTTGGTATGATTTTAGGCTCCATTTGAGCAAGAATTTGTTGGCACTCAGGCCTCAGAATAGCATCATGCACAGTTTCCAGCCCATCCATTGAAGGTTCCATTTGTGGTATGTTCATCATTAACTGAAACCTATCTAGAATAGGTGTGCCGATATCAATGAACTCGGGTTCTTCGAACAAAGGAAATTCAGGCTGTTTGTGTATCTCGGTGCCAACATACTTCAAGAACTCCTTCCTCCTATTTTCTTCTAGTTTGGATTCTGATTCTTCACTGCAAGTGTTGTCATCTGCTAACTTGTTTGGTGTCTGTACCACATGTTCCTTCTGTGATGAAGTCATGTTTGCGTTGCGATCGATGACAGGAAAATTGATGCATGTAGTTTCTGGTTTAActtcttcttcattgatttcATGTTGGTCAACATCATCCTCTGCTCTGTTACATCTTTTCCTCTTCAGATCCCTCATCAAAGCCACTATGTGTTCAGTTTTCGTACTGTCAATGTGAGTAAACTTGAGGGTGTTGGTTGTGACATTATCAGTATCTGCCAATGTAACCTCTGCATCTTCAAGAACTTTATTTCCTTTGCCACCAACGAGTGGAATAACATTTTCACATTCCTGCTCCACTACTGTAACTTCAGCTTGTTCTTCAAGTTTTCCATGATCACTGAGCTGATTATCTAATGTGGCAGCACTTTTTTCAGTGGGAAGAGCATGTTTCGTGGTGTGCTGGTCCTCTATGGGCAACACTGCATTCTTTTGTGCTGATATTTCTGTGTTAACTATAACTACATGCTCCTCATCCTTTTGAAGATTCTTCGTATCAACTGAAGCTTCATCTTCTTTTTCCAAACTCGCATGTTCACTGACAAGCATTTTGGTTTTGGCATCAGAGCTTGCGGGAGCAGGATCAGACTCTTTCTTCTCTGACTCTCGAATTGCTATGACTGCACCAACTGAAGGATGTTGGGCGGCATGCGTGTTACCATCCAACTTTGATTCTCCTTGTACATTCTCTTTACTGGTAGTATTGCTTGGTCTTGCTTTAGCTACATCTGCCGTTATTTTACTTGAATCCTTGGTTTCCACTTGAGAATGAATCGTACCAACATCCTCATGTTTAGGACCTTGCAACTCTGTGTCTTTGTGTACCTTTGGTTTCCTTGGAGGAGCTCTCTTGCTTTGTTTTGGACTGGGTAATATTGATTTCTCTGGCATAGAATTGTGGTTCCTTGATGTCGTTGGGTCACTTCGGCTCGTGGCTAGGTTCCTGACTAGCATCTGCAAGGAAGCTTCAAAACCATGGCACGCATACTCAACTGCTTCTGTAAATCTCCTTTTGTCCTACAAAAGAAGATAATTGGAAAGAAATGAGATGTACTGTAGAAGACGAAATTTAAAATTGTTGTTCATAGAAAATGGTGTTTTATATAAATTTTTCAAAAAGGATGTAATGATAGTGGTCAGCATTTAAATGTGCAAGTATAAAAAAACGATTGCACGACTTACTTCCTATGTAACATTTTGTGGAGCAttcttttcgatgaacttggttattttgcgAGGGTCTGAGAATAGAATGCTTTGTGACATCTGAACATATTCATCTTCTTCTGATTGCCCATTGTCATTAGCAGTATTGTTGTTTTCATACCCCTGCGCTGGTGCATCATATGGGTCGCTTGTTATGCTTTTTGCAACTTCAGACTCCGACATGGAACCATCATTACCACAACTTTCATTCATCTCTGGATCGGATGCAAAATTCACATTCTCATTATCACTTCCATCTGTTATTGTCCTGTCATCCGATGCATCTTGTACTTCTGAGAATTCTTGCTTTAGCTGCAATTATATCGAGAAAAAAACATAAGGATATAATAAGGTTGTTTCTAAAAAAGACATAAGTGTGAAATGCAATGTAACATGTCAGAGTAATGGAGTTTATGAAAAAACAAACACCAAAAGCACCTAAATGAAGAGGGAAAAACTCACCGGTAATGCACCGAATGAGCCATTTTCTTTCGTGTCTTGCTTTATAGCTTTTCTAACCATTTCATTTGTCCATACTGACACTCTAGTACCTTCAGGGTTTACATCCAAATCCCGCAACTGTAATGAGTCAAGATATTTTACCTGTcataaaaaaagagaagaaaaagaagaccATGGATGTAAGTAAAAGCGTTTCCTTTGTAGAATCATGTTGAGAAGAGACGATGCATGGGTAAAAGTTAGATTTAAAAAACATATGAATAAATTGGAGAAGGAAGAGGTACCATGAGGTACAGCATGCATGGACTGACTTGTTCCTTGTCTGCATCTACACTCAATGATTTACAAAGGATCATTATAACAAACTTGCACATGTTGAGCCGCTTTGCTTCTTTAATATTTATCAATGAAGGATATACTCTAGGGCTGACGCGGATTCCAGTTGTTGGAGCCAGAACAGAGCACATTGCAAAAGTTATGAAAAGCCTCAGAAATTTACT
This region of Lolium perenne isolate Kyuss_39 chromosome 2, Kyuss_2.0, whole genome shotgun sequence genomic DNA includes:
- the LOC139835660 gene encoding putative ubiquitin-like-specific protease 1B, with the translated sequence MNPKSKQPASSITPVPHEYEKRISKPGQYAKSPFVNSQASRTFYVNKSVDEVYSMVCQHGWKLAPRDPFNKEIVIDLDDIYVSLGDLAESVRPRNKLYNTVAEIGINIIKRENQNPKKIIMPLRIASYLIEGRDNLKEVTRCFENSPSNRLDHKDIVCFPTLQAFPGTPKDASGHYWLVNLNIKAQRFEIYDSLGNNSEPVNMHACHLLIAGIKTNWTRQYSNSKIKIMDWPIEIIDSPRQNNGYDCGFFTLKNLEACPSRTPTTYSQKDIPNIRKLYTDKWLHFTKKANWQLFV